A window of the Mucilaginibacter sp. cycad4 genome harbors these coding sequences:
- a CDS encoding TonB-dependent receptor domain-containing protein, with translation MKKYLQTLLFLLLCVTAANATKLKGHVYDRKTGEPMVGATVSLDRTKIATTTGLDGSFELKDVPKGTYTIRVSYILYTTAVQVVEISKDDTPRLKIYLEEANKQLQEISVVSQRNGSTERTARRIEQQATQVMNVVSGRAIEVSPDLTVANVISRVSGVSVERNTNGDGQYAILRGMDKRYNYTLVNGVKIPSPDNKYRYVPLDIFPSDLLSRLEVYKTLTPNLEGDAVGGVVNMVMKDAPERFEINANIAGGYSQLLFDRKFMSYDYSSINHKSPYEINGKTYQATQADFGTGTLNYSLKHPAPNLVGSLSLGQRFFNNKLGVLVAGSYQNTYRGSNSVLYDTKVVPTSQYAAVTSRNDREYSEQQKRYGLFSKLDYVLNSRNKLSFVNTYVNLTSIQVRDEKSTNFSTDYDPDKGNAQLGYSTRSRFTEQQIYSGTLRGDHKLFNDKLKVQWSAVYSSAENEVPNNTTIDLNGVRENFVDRRTYLANGTSLTHRWERNTDEDKAGYLDLTYTAPVGGVNVDFSAGGLYRDKQRSSFYNNYNLTAANPDALYGTDFTNYTQLNFNVTNQTGAVANSLTNDASEKIGAGYGMFKFTTNTIQVVGGARVEHTNQGYHMLFPQGESRPTGNQIYTDVLPSLTLKYFLSDKNQLHASYFRSINRPGFFEIIPGTRPGEDYNERGNADLKHAIADNYDLRYELFPDASMQFLAGVFYKQIKNPIEYSFQADATRGQDTYYVPGNFGTAKNYGLELDLVKFFNKFGVKANYTYTHSRITTIKDTYIADANGDTHLTTVNQTRPLYGQSEHIANLSFLYKDTKKGWDAQIAGAYTGPRINTVSQFLNNDLWQRGFIQMDASAEKRFKNNLSVFIKAGNLLNTPAKLFLKGTNPENATLKDDNIVANGQTLIRSDYYKQTYLIGVRYKL, from the coding sequence ATGAAAAAATACTTACAAACATTATTATTCCTGCTGTTATGCGTTACCGCCGCTAACGCAACCAAGCTGAAAGGTCATGTTTATGACCGGAAAACCGGCGAGCCTATGGTGGGGGCCACCGTTAGCCTCGACCGAACGAAGATCGCTACGACAACCGGCCTCGATGGTTCATTTGAATTGAAGGATGTGCCCAAAGGTACTTACACAATACGGGTTTCTTACATTTTGTACACAACGGCTGTGCAGGTGGTTGAAATATCCAAAGATGATACCCCCCGTCTGAAAATATACCTCGAAGAAGCGAACAAGCAACTGCAGGAAATTAGTGTTGTATCACAAAGAAACGGCTCGACCGAAAGAACGGCCCGCCGTATTGAGCAACAGGCTACACAGGTAATGAACGTTGTATCGGGCAGGGCTATCGAAGTATCTCCCGATTTAACGGTTGCTAATGTGATCTCCCGCGTATCCGGTGTATCGGTTGAGCGTAATACTAACGGCGATGGCCAATATGCCATTTTACGCGGTATGGATAAACGTTATAACTACACGCTGGTAAACGGTGTTAAAATACCAAGCCCTGATAACAAATATCGTTACGTACCGCTTGATATTTTTCCTTCAGATCTGCTATCAAGGCTGGAAGTTTATAAAACACTTACCCCAAACCTGGAAGGCGACGCTGTGGGTGGTGTGGTTAACATGGTGATGAAAGACGCTCCTGAACGCTTTGAAATTAACGCTAACATTGCAGGTGGTTACAGCCAGCTACTTTTTGATCGTAAGTTTATGAGCTACGATTATTCAAGTATAAACCATAAATCCCCTTATGAAATAAACGGTAAAACCTATCAGGCAACACAGGCCGATTTTGGTACCGGGACATTAAATTATTCGCTTAAACATCCTGCACCAAACCTTGTTGGTAGCTTGTCGTTAGGCCAGCGCTTTTTCAATAACAAATTGGGCGTGTTGGTAGCTGGTAGTTACCAAAATACTTATCGCGGTAGCAATAGCGTGCTTTATGACACTAAAGTTGTTCCAACGTCTCAATATGCGGCGGTTACCAGCCGGAATGACAGGGAATATTCTGAACAACAAAAACGTTACGGCTTGTTTTCAAAACTTGATTATGTATTAAACAGCCGCAATAAACTAAGCTTTGTTAATACCTATGTTAACTTAACCAGCATCCAGGTCCGCGATGAGAAGTCTACCAATTTCTCAACTGATTATGATCCGGACAAAGGAAACGCCCAGTTAGGTTATTCAACCCGCAGCCGCTTTACCGAACAGCAAATCTACAGCGGAACACTACGCGGCGATCATAAACTGTTTAATGATAAACTTAAGGTACAATGGTCGGCAGTTTATTCTTCTGCCGAAAACGAGGTCCCTAATAATACTACCATCGACTTAAATGGTGTTCGTGAAAACTTTGTTGACAGGCGTACTTACCTTGCAAACGGTACATCGCTTACTCATCGCTGGGAGCGTAACACCGACGAGGATAAAGCTGGCTACCTCGACCTGACTTATACCGCGCCCGTTGGCGGTGTTAATGTTGACTTCTCTGCCGGTGGTTTATACCGCGATAAACAACGGAGCAGCTTCTATAACAATTACAACCTTACCGCTGCCAATCCAGATGCATTATATGGTACCGATTTTACAAATTACACCCAGCTAAACTTTAACGTAACCAACCAGACGGGCGCAGTTGCCAACTCATTAACTAATGATGCATCCGAAAAGATAGGTGCCGGTTATGGTATGTTTAAATTTACTACAAATACTATCCAGGTAGTTGGCGGGGCACGCGTTGAGCATACTAATCAGGGTTATCACATGCTTTTCCCACAGGGTGAATCACGCCCTACGGGTAATCAAATATACACAGACGTATTGCCGAGCTTAACCTTGAAATACTTCTTAAGTGATAAAAACCAGTTGCATGCCTCTTATTTCAGATCGATTAACAGGCCTGGCTTTTTTGAGATTATACCAGGAACCAGGCCAGGTGAGGACTATAATGAACGTGGTAACGCCGACCTGAAACATGCTATTGCCGATAATTACGATTTAAGATATGAGCTTTTCCCTGATGCAAGCATGCAATTTTTAGCCGGTGTATTTTACAAACAGATTAAAAACCCGATAGAGTATAGTTTCCAGGCGGATGCAACCCGTGGTCAGGATACTTATTATGTTCCGGGCAATTTTGGTACAGCTAAAAACTATGGATTAGAGCTTGATTTGGTTAAGTTTTTTAACAAGTTTGGCGTAAAAGCTAATTATACTTATACCCATTCGCGCATCACTACCATCAAAGATACTTATATCGCTGATGCCAATGGTGATACTCACCTGACTACAGTAAATCAAACAAGGCCATTGTACGGTCAGTCAGAACATATCGCCAACCTGTCATTTTTGTATAAAGACACTAAAAAAGGGTGGGATGCACAAATTGCCGGAGCCTATACCGGGCCGCGCATCAACACGGTATCACAGTTCCTGAATAATGACCTTTGGCAGCGCGGTTTTATCCAGATGGACGCATCGGCCGAAAAACGTTTCAAAAATAACCTGAGTGTATTCATTAAAGCGGGCAACTTGCTTAACACACCGGCTAAATTGTTCCTGAAAGGTACCAACCCTGAAAACGCTACCCTGAAAGATGATAACATCGTAGCAAACGGACAAACATTGATCCGCAGCGATTACTATAAGCAAACCTACCTGATAGGTGTTCGCTACAAACTTTAA
- a CDS encoding right-handed parallel beta-helix repeat-containing protein, with protein MKLKQIFAAVLLSAIAFSSCRKANLDVDTSSNDGSASGEVSGVWAKGSTQIIKGDIIIPEGKSLTIEEGVTVLMDTLAKPEFIVKGNLYSLGTAENPVRITVNPEYRTDAKKFGKMWGGILAAKTCAELVLDHTILEYGGNTTSDASTSVKQGLYKAVAGENLPALWFSNVNGKLIVVNSTVRNFQEDCTYIEGGNIIFANNTFYTTGVTGGEAMNFKSGCLADVGFNLVYSANTNALKLSNSGDRTPQAYIICYNNTMINTGWRRPSAKGGSIWLENNVHADIYNNLFANTRFGIKRDTKSTEDKRTIISNNLYYGYDQTTVDQFQPSTNIVGGVNDIIGTKAGDNDPKFVNYPESTPVLNAVFDTNWDFHLQSGSPALNHGITNFTRHHAAGITVNGITYVSPDPANYIGAFGTK; from the coding sequence ATGAAACTAAAACAAATATTCGCGGCAGTGCTGCTATCGGCCATAGCCTTTAGCAGTTGCAGAAAAGCTAACCTTGATGTTGATACAAGCTCAAACGATGGTTCGGCGAGTGGTGAAGTATCCGGCGTTTGGGCCAAAGGCAGTACGCAGATCATCAAAGGTGATATTATTATTCCCGAAGGTAAATCACTTACTATTGAAGAGGGTGTAACTGTATTGATGGATACCCTTGCCAAGCCGGAGTTTATAGTAAAAGGTAACCTTTACTCGTTAGGTACTGCCGAAAACCCTGTAAGGATAACAGTGAACCCGGAATACCGTACCGACGCCAAAAAATTTGGTAAAATGTGGGGCGGTATCCTGGCAGCTAAAACCTGCGCCGAACTGGTGCTTGACCACACCATTTTAGAGTATGGCGGTAATACAACGTCTGATGCTTCAACATCAGTAAAACAAGGGCTTTACAAAGCCGTAGCCGGCGAAAACTTACCGGCCCTGTGGTTTTCGAATGTTAACGGTAAGCTTATCGTTGTAAATTCAACCGTACGTAACTTTCAGGAGGATTGTACTTATATTGAAGGTGGTAACATCATTTTTGCTAACAATACATTTTATACCACAGGTGTTACCGGTGGCGAGGCTATGAACTTTAAATCGGGTTGTTTAGCTGATGTTGGCTTTAACCTGGTATACAGTGCCAATACCAATGCTTTAAAGCTATCAAACTCGGGCGACCGTACGCCGCAGGCTTACATCATCTGTTATAATAACACCATGATAAATACCGGCTGGCGCAGGCCATCGGCAAAGGGCGGTTCTATCTGGCTGGAAAATAACGTACATGCCGATATTTACAACAACCTGTTTGCAAATACCCGTTTTGGTATCAAACGCGACACCAAATCTACCGAAGATAAACGTACCATTATCAGCAATAACCTTTATTACGGTTATGATCAAACTACGGTAGATCAGTTTCAGCCGTCAACAAATATTGTTGGTGGTGTTAACGATATTATCGGTACAAAAGCCGGCGATAACGATCCTAAATTTGTGAACTATCCTGAATCTACCCCCGTATTGAACGCAGTTTTTGATACCAATTGGGATTTTCATTTGCAAAGCGGTTCGCCTGCCTTAAACCATGGTATAACCAACTTTACCCGTCACCATGCTGCTGGGATTACCGTAAACGGGATAACTTATGTATCTCCTGATCCGGCTAATTACATCGGCGCTTTCGGAACAAAATAA
- a CDS encoding phytase, protein MNKLSKLTYILFVVAIGNTACGQSQIRHSKGLTIPGSTAPEIKPVVITEPVLYDTDDPAIWINPADPAQSLIIGTDKNSDGALYVFDLQGKIIKDKVVRGLKRPNNVDLAYGLMLGGKPTDIAITTERMTHKLRIYSLPDMKPVDNGGIDAFVGETGFEYRDLMGISIYTAKDGKMYAIAGRKSGPQTGGYIWQYLLEDDGTGNVKATLVRKFGKYSGKKEIESIAVDNELGYIYYSDEQVGVRQYYADPEKGDQELAIFGTTGFNADHEGISIYKLTDTTGYILVSDQGANRFQIFSREGTKANPFEHKLLKIANVAARQSDGSDVTATPLNDTFKHGIFVVMSTDKTFHYYRWEDIAGKELKVK, encoded by the coding sequence ATGAATAAATTAAGCAAATTAACATATATATTATTTGTTGTAGCTATAGGTAATACCGCTTGCGGCCAAAGCCAGATACGCCACAGTAAAGGGCTTACCATCCCGGGCAGTACAGCACCCGAAATAAAACCGGTGGTTATTACCGAACCTGTGTTATACGATACCGATGATCCGGCCATATGGATCAACCCTGCCGATCCTGCTCAAAGCCTGATCATAGGCACCGATAAAAACAGCGACGGCGCGCTTTATGTATTCGACTTGCAGGGTAAAATTATTAAGGATAAGGTTGTGCGTGGCTTAAAGCGGCCAAACAACGTTGACCTGGCCTATGGTTTAATGCTCGGCGGCAAACCCACTGATATTGCTATTACTACCGAACGCATGACCCACAAACTCCGGATCTATTCATTGCCTGATATGAAACCCGTAGATAATGGCGGCATTGACGCATTTGTTGGCGAAACCGGTTTTGAATACCGCGATTTGATGGGCATCTCCATCTATACTGCAAAAGATGGAAAAATGTACGCTATAGCCGGCCGTAAAAGTGGGCCGCAAACGGGTGGGTATATCTGGCAATATTTGCTTGAGGATGATGGTACCGGCAACGTTAAAGCCACGCTGGTTCGTAAGTTTGGCAAATACAGCGGTAAAAAGGAAATTGAATCCATTGCTGTTGATAATGAGCTGGGATATATCTACTACTCAGACGAACAAGTAGGCGTACGCCAGTATTATGCCGACCCGGAAAAGGGCGATCAGGAACTGGCTATATTCGGTACTACAGGCTTTAATGCCGATCATGAAGGGATCTCAATTTATAAATTAACCGATACTACAGGCTACATCCTGGTATCTGACCAGGGGGCAAACCGCTTTCAGATCTTCAGCAGGGAAGGCACCAAAGCAAATCCTTTTGAGCATAAGCTTTTGAAGATAGCTAACGTAGCCGCAAGGCAAAGTGACGGCAGTGATGTAACTGCGACACCTTTAAACGACACTTTTAAACATGGCATTTTTGTGGTAATGAGCACCGATAAAACTTTTCACTATTACCGCTGGGAAGATATAGCCGGTAAAGAGCTTAAGGTAAAATAA
- a CDS encoding thioredoxin family protein, whose amino-acid sequence MDFTAYQQLFFDILNSPNPPAPYDNPDYLNYTKLNWSRQQRWLKVGVLNPDLTNAIERISKPQLWTVITEAWCGDASHTIPFLHRLSELNPLIKVDYQLRDSPPFLIESYLTNGTRSIPKIIIAGENNQAPGTWGPRPAECQRLYLQMVKDHVEMGEKKIALQKWYNEDKGESFQLEFLDIINQLQ is encoded by the coding sequence ATGGATTTCACAGCATATCAGCAGCTATTTTTCGATATTTTGAATAGCCCTAATCCGCCGGCCCCTTATGACAACCCGGATTATTTAAATTATACAAAGTTAAATTGGTCGCGCCAGCAGCGATGGTTAAAGGTTGGGGTCCTAAACCCGGATCTGACAAATGCCATCGAAAGGATCAGCAAACCACAATTATGGACGGTTATTACCGAGGCCTGGTGCGGCGATGCTTCGCATACCATACCATTCCTGCATCGCCTTTCGGAGCTAAATCCGCTCATAAAAGTTGATTATCAGTTAAGGGATTCGCCGCCGTTTTTGATCGAGAGTTACCTTACCAATGGCACCCGGTCAATCCCCAAGATCATTATTGCAGGCGAAAATAATCAAGCCCCTGGTACCTGGGGGCCCCGGCCGGCCGAATGCCAGCGATTATACCTTCAAATGGTTAAAGACCATGTTGAAATGGGCGAAAAAAAGATAGCATTGCAGAAATGGTATAATGAGGATAAAGGCGAAAGCTTTCAGCTGGAGTTTTTAGATATTATAAATCAGCTACAATGA
- a CDS encoding VCBS repeat-containing protein → MKIFRCPLPLKKRKERSFLMFPVVCALMLSAGCNHEPSANSQQPLFKLLQQGQTHIDFANTLTEGLNTNVLMYEYFYNGGGVAVGDLNGDGMQDLYFTGNMTDNKLYLNQGNMQFKDITADAGVAGRPGPWKTGVTIADVNGDGKLDIYICYSGKIRAEKRVNQLFINQGNDAAGVPMFKDLTADFGLDFPSFSTQAYFFDYDRDGDLDLLLVNHNPARISILDDAFVKEMSAKKDNESGIRLLRNDNNHFTDVTGAAGIINTSLSYGLAAGIADINGDGWPDIYVSNDYSIPDRLYINNGKGSFTDELQKQIGHSSFYSMGNDVADINNDGKPDIYTLDMLPEDNKRQKLLFGVDNYEAFDLNLRVGFYYQYMRNMLQINNGNNSFSEVGQLAGVSNTDWSWSPLFADYDNDGWKDLFVSNGYTRDYTNMDFLKFMGDNLKDRRVMRQDLLDIVNQMPSSQMKSYLFKNNGNTTFTNTSEQWGITLPSNSNGAAYADLDNDGDLDLVVNNINQPAFVYENQAAKQNDNHYLSIKLNGSGGNTEGIGAKISIYSGTKTQYLEQMPNRGYQSTVSAVLHFGLGKDKQVDSLRITWQSGKSQVLQKVKADKQLVLNEKDASGTSPAQKQINPVFNEVPAPIASSESDNTTNDFKRQPLMVNSISFSGSILTKGDANSDGLEDIYAGAHDGKAGVLYLQQKDGKFISKAVPAFEADKNSTDAAALFFDANGDGKPDLYACSGGYADYKPDDVLLQDRLYLNDGKGNFSKANGALPKMTSSKSCVRAADINGDGFPDLFVGGRVIPGQYPEAPESYILINDGKGHFTDETAKYNPVIKNIGMVTDAAWVDMNGDKRPDLVLAGEWMPITVFENSGAKLTDATTKYFDKKYAGWWNCLQVSDINHDGHPDIIAGNIGLNTQCKASDAEPAEMFYKDFDDNGSVDPMLCFYIQHKSYPFVSRDELLDQLSVMRGRFPDYKSYADATMDTIFTAEEMKDVKKLTANELATACFISNAQGKLKQAGLPLQAQYSPVFTIASFDYDHDGKDDLLLCGNINKARIRFGKYDANYGVLLKGDGKGNYQYINQQQSGFNIRGDVRSVLQLNNVLLFALDKGKLKAYKQ, encoded by the coding sequence ATGAAGATATTCCGGTGCCCCCTCCCGCTTAAAAAGCGAAAAGAACGATCGTTTTTGATGTTCCCTGTTGTATGTGCCCTGATGCTATCCGCGGGATGTAATCACGAACCCTCCGCCAATTCCCAGCAACCACTATTTAAACTATTGCAGCAAGGGCAAACCCATATTGATTTTGCCAATACCTTAACCGAGGGTTTAAACACCAACGTGCTGATGTATGAGTATTTCTATAACGGAGGCGGTGTGGCAGTTGGCGATTTAAACGGCGATGGTATGCAGGACCTTTATTTTACCGGCAACATGACCGATAATAAATTGTACCTGAACCAGGGTAATATGCAGTTTAAGGATATTACTGCCGATGCCGGTGTAGCAGGCAGGCCCGGTCCCTGGAAAACGGGCGTTACCATAGCCGATGTTAACGGCGATGGTAAGCTGGACATATATATATGTTATTCGGGTAAAATAAGGGCCGAAAAGCGGGTGAACCAACTGTTTATAAACCAGGGCAACGATGCCGCCGGGGTACCCATGTTTAAAGATCTGACTGCTGATTTTGGCCTCGATTTTCCATCATTTAGTACACAGGCATACTTTTTTGATTATGACCGGGACGGCGATCTCGACCTGTTGTTAGTTAACCACAACCCCGCACGGATCAGCATTCTTGATGATGCATTTGTTAAAGAGATGTCGGCCAAAAAAGATAACGAATCGGGGATCAGGCTGCTGCGGAATGACAATAATCATTTTACTGATGTTACCGGTGCTGCAGGCATTATCAACACATCGCTGTCATATGGCCTTGCTGCCGGTATTGCCGATATTAATGGCGATGGCTGGCCGGATATTTACGTATCAAATGATTACAGCATTCCCGACAGGTTGTACATTAATAATGGGAAGGGCAGTTTTACCGATGAGCTTCAGAAACAGATCGGTCATAGTTCGTTTTACTCCATGGGGAATGATGTAGCCGATATTAACAATGATGGCAAACCCGATATCTACACCCTGGATATGCTTCCTGAAGATAACAAACGGCAAAAATTACTGTTCGGCGTTGATAATTATGAAGCCTTCGACCTGAACCTGCGGGTGGGCTTTTATTACCAGTATATGCGTAACATGTTGCAGATCAACAATGGCAATAACTCGTTCAGCGAAGTAGGACAGTTGGCCGGGGTTTCCAATACCGACTGGAGTTGGTCGCCCCTGTTTGCCGATTATGACAATGATGGCTGGAAAGACCTGTTTGTAAGCAACGGCTATACCCGCGACTATACCAATATGGATTTCCTGAAGTTTATGGGCGATAACCTTAAAGACAGGCGCGTAATGCGGCAGGACCTGCTGGATATTGTAAACCAGATGCCGTCATCGCAAATGAAAAGTTACCTGTTTAAAAATAATGGTAATACCACATTTACCAATACAAGCGAGCAATGGGGCATAACGTTGCCATCAAACAGCAATGGTGCTGCCTACGCCGATCTGGATAACGACGGTGACCTTGACCTGGTGGTAAACAATATCAATCAACCTGCTTTTGTTTATGAAAACCAGGCGGCTAAGCAAAATGACAACCATTATTTATCTATAAAATTAAATGGCAGCGGGGGCAATACGGAGGGGATAGGTGCTAAGATTAGCATTTATTCGGGCACTAAAACGCAGTACCTGGAACAAATGCCAAACCGGGGTTACCAGTCAACCGTGTCGGCTGTACTTCATTTTGGATTGGGAAAAGATAAACAGGTAGATTCATTAAGGATCACCTGGCAAAGCGGCAAGTCGCAGGTGCTTCAAAAAGTAAAAGCAGATAAGCAGCTTGTTTTAAATGAAAAGGACGCGTCGGGTACCAGTCCGGCGCAAAAGCAAATCAATCCGGTATTTAATGAGGTACCTGCCCCTATAGCATCAAGCGAAAGCGATAATACCACCAATGATTTTAAACGGCAGCCGCTAATGGTAAACTCCATATCCTTTTCGGGTTCCATCCTTACCAAAGGCGATGCAAATAGCGATGGGCTGGAGGATATTTATGCCGGTGCTCATGACGGCAAAGCGGGTGTTTTATACCTGCAGCAAAAAGATGGGAAGTTTATAAGCAAAGCTGTCCCCGCATTTGAGGCCGACAAGAATAGTACCGATGCTGCAGCTTTATTTTTTGATGCCAACGGCGATGGTAAACCCGACCTGTATGCATGCTCCGGCGGTTATGCCGATTATAAACCAGATGATGTGCTGCTGCAGGACAGGCTGTACCTCAACGATGGTAAAGGCAACTTCAGCAAAGCTAATGGCGCTTTGCCCAAAATGACCAGCAGTAAAAGCTGTGTGAGAGCAGCCGATATTAATGGGGATGGTTTCCCCGATCTGTTTGTTGGCGGCAGGGTAATACCCGGGCAATATCCCGAGGCGCCTGAAAGCTATATTTTGATTAACGATGGTAAGGGGCATTTTACCGATGAAACCGCAAAATATAATCCCGTAATAAAAAATATAGGTATGGTGACCGATGCCGCCTGGGTTGATATGAACGGCGATAAAAGGCCCGACCTGGTGCTGGCCGGCGAATGGATGCCGATTACGGTTTTTGAAAATAGCGGCGCCAAACTAACCGATGCCACAACAAAATATTTTGATAAAAAATATGCCGGCTGGTGGAATTGTTTACAGGTAAGCGATATCAACCATGACGGTCATCCCGATATTATAGCCGGAAATATTGGTTTAAATACGCAATGTAAAGCAAGCGATGCCGAACCTGCGGAAATGTTTTACAAGGATTTTGATGATAACGGCTCTGTTGACCCGATGCTTTGTTTTTACATTCAGCATAAAAGTTATCCCTTTGTAAGCCGCGATGAATTGCTTGATCAGTTGAGTGTTATGCGGGGCCGGTTCCCCGATTATAAAAGTTATGCTGATGCCACAATGGACACGATTTTTACTGCCGAAGAAATGAAAGATGTAAAAAAACTGACAGCTAATGAACTGGCTACAGCATGCTTTATCAGTAATGCACAAGGAAAATTAAAGCAGGCGGGATTACCCTTACAGGCCCAGTATTCGCCGGTTTTTACCATTGCTTCATTTGACTATGATCATGATGGCAAGGATGATCTTTTGCTTTGCGGCAACATCAACAAGGCCCGGATACGCTTTGGTAAATATGATGCCAATTACGGCGTATTGCTTAAGGGAGATGGTAAGGGCAACTATCAATATATAAACCAGCAGCAATCGGGCTTCAACATCAGGGGAGATGTTAGGAGCGTACTTCAATTAAATAATGTTTTACTATTTGCCCTTGATAAAGGCAAACTAAAGGCATATAAGCAATAA
- a CDS encoding vanadium-dependent haloperoxidase: MKKLLMLIPACGLFAMISCSPKKQPELTNQDVSKVVGHMTSVMIHDVTNPPLAARFFAYTCLAGYEVVAENDKQIGSMRGVLNQYPDIKHSKQNTGYNYQLSTVLAMFETSAKLLPSGALMLGYESSFIDSCKNIGFSSEVIDSSKSYAKTISKQILAYAKADGYRKINNYPRYKLKQTPGSWDLTPPAYMLPVEPYFNTIRPMMLDSAAQFVPDAPIPFSTDKNSLFYKFLQMSYAKSGNALKQEEKDIANFWDCNPFAVQNDGHMLIGLKKISPGAHWMGITAIACKQAKTGFSKTVQINTAVAIGLLDGFICCWEDKYRTNRIRPETAIRRYIDPHWKPLLQTPPFPEYISGHSVVSTTAAVILTHYLGDNFKYTDDVEVSYGIPPRHFNSFTQAAKEAAISRFWGGIHFMDAIDNGIVQGNKVGNLVVAKLNGKGSNR, translated from the coding sequence ATGAAAAAATTGTTGATGCTAATACCTGCCTGTGGCTTATTCGCGATGATAAGCTGCAGCCCGAAAAAGCAACCCGAATTAACCAACCAGGATGTGAGCAAGGTTGTTGGCCATATGACCAGCGTAATGATCCATGATGTTACCAACCCGCCATTGGCCGCCCGTTTTTTTGCTTATACCTGCCTTGCCGGGTACGAGGTAGTTGCCGAAAACGACAAACAGATCGGCAGTATGCGCGGGGTATTGAATCAATATCCGGATATCAAACACTCCAAACAAAATACAGGTTATAATTATCAGTTAAGCACGGTACTGGCTATGTTTGAAACATCTGCCAAACTGCTGCCCTCGGGGGCTTTGATGCTGGGGTATGAATCTTCCTTTATTGATTCGTGCAAAAATATCGGCTTCAGCAGCGAAGTTATCGACAGTTCAAAAAGCTATGCCAAAACAATCAGTAAACAAATCCTGGCTTACGCCAAGGCCGATGGCTACCGGAAAATAAACAACTATCCGCGTTATAAGCTTAAGCAAACACCAGGCAGCTGGGACCTTACGCCGCCTGCATATATGTTACCGGTTGAACCATATTTTAACACCATCCGGCCCATGATGCTTGATTCGGCCGCGCAATTTGTGCCCGATGCGCCTATCCCTTTTTCAACCGATAAAAACTCGCTTTTTTATAAGTTTTTGCAGATGAGCTACGCCAAAAGCGGCAATGCTTTAAAGCAGGAAGAAAAGGATATCGCCAATTTTTGGGATTGTAACCCTTTTGCCGTTCAAAATGACGGGCACATGCTCATCGGCCTTAAAAAAATCTCGCCGGGGGCACATTGGATGGGGATAACGGCTATTGCCTGTAAGCAGGCCAAAACCGGTTTTTCCAAAACGGTGCAGATCAATACCGCCGTAGCCATAGGCCTGCTGGATGGTTTTATTTGCTGCTGGGAAGATAAATACCGCACCAACCGCATCCGCCCCGAAACTGCCATCCGCAGGTATATAGACCCGCATTGGAAACCTCTGCTGCAAACCCCGCCATTCCCCGAGTACATCAGCGGGCATTCGGTGGTTTCAACAACGGCCGCGGTTATACTCACGCATTACCTGGGCGATAATTTTAAATATACCGATGATGTTGAAGTGAGTTATGGTATCCCGCCAAGGCATTTCAACTCGTTTACACAGGCCGCCAAAGAAGCAGCTATTTCGAGATTTTGGGGAGGCATTCATTTTATGGATGCTATTGATAATGGTATTGTGCAGGGGAACAAGGTTGGTAACCTTGTTGTTGCTAAGCTAAACGGGAAAGGAAGTAATAGATAA